One window of Triticum dicoccoides isolate Atlit2015 ecotype Zavitan chromosome 5A, WEW_v2.0, whole genome shotgun sequence genomic DNA carries:
- the LOC119303670 gene encoding 5'-adenylylsulfate reductase-like 5 — MRRAAVAVTAALLLLLVAGAAAGSPGAEPTCPRGPGPTFLDALGSRCPRAARIVPSRPLEVRGDAVDKELNLRCTGASCSILFYAAWCPFSSKFRPIFEALSTMFPQIHHFVVEESSATPSLFSRYGVRGFPAILLANETTMVRYRGTKDLKSLVQFYRETTGLDPVTYIDVDQQESAGSLGSVMPGGRSLRKMAEDEPFVFLGALFIIMKVAAHFVPTVISQLRAFLIVRVQNLNLRIRRGSSQLMERALTVLDVKRLWSKLRLSSKTRDLSKGASNARAWASSFASVSLGEPSSLRHA, encoded by the exons AtgcgccgcgccgccgtcgccgtcaccgccgcgctcctcctcctcctcgtcgccggcgcagCCGCGGGGTCCCCCGGCGCGGAGCCCACCTGCCCGCGGGGGCCCGGCCCGACGTTCCTCGACGCGCTCGGATCGCGCTGCCCCCGCGCCGCCCGGATCGTGCCCTCCCGGCCCCTCGAG GTGAGAGGAGATGCTGTTGATAAAGAGTTGAACCTTCGCTGTACTGGTGCCTCATGTTCCATTCTCTTCTATGCCGCATGGTGTCCTTTCTCGAGCAAATTTCGACCAATATTTGAAGCTCTCAGCACCATGTTCCCTCAGATACATCACTTTGTTGTCGAAGAATCTTCTGCGACGCCTAG CTTGTTTTCAAGATATGGTGTCCGTGGCTTCCCAGCCATTCTTCTGGCAAATGAGACTACAATGGTTCGTTACAGGGGTACAAAAGATCTGAAGTCTCTGGTTCAGTTCTATCGAGAGACTACAG GCCTCGATCCAGTTACATATATTGATGTTGATCAGCAAGAGAGCGCTGGAAGCTTAGGATCAGTCATGCCAGGAGGCCGGTCTCTGCGCAAAATGGCGGAAGACGAGCCCTTTGTGTTTCTTGGAGCGCTTTTTATAATCATGAAGGTCGCGGCACACTTCGTACCCACTGTCATCTCTCAACTCAGAGCCTTCTTGATCGTGCGTGTTCAGAACTTGAACTTAAGAATTCGTAGGGGATCAAGCCAACTTATGGAACGGGCTTTGACTGTGCTTGATGTTAAGAGGCTTTGGAGCAAGCTTAGACTGAGCAGTAAGACAAGGGACCTAAGTAAAGGGGCGAGTAATGCTCGAGCTTGGGCTTCGTCATTTGCGTCCGTCTCACTGGGTGAACCATCCTCCTTACGGCATGCCTAG
- the LOC119303671 gene encoding uncharacterized protein LOC119303671 isoform X2: MTGGDSMDAISLDDWELLPDLGSSFFLEECAAGGGDEEDAMGPSAQAASARQQHDVEFEDIGVVQAEPRQGELAMMVTEVTISGAEEEEEMVNSPVAEEEAGEEDEVMVEAAPDHLPHEVEEGAERDRAGMDAAGFSVGKLRVNGVGALCSFGVAAATFCILVLGGRPQQQRKVQDHKSQFQVFADDERIHRAVEQASRLNQAVSSVMGGASTRGATVSFGGHYTGF, encoded by the exons ATGACCGGAGGGGATTCCATGGATGCAATCAGCCTGGATGACTGGGAGCTCCTGCCtgacctcgggagctccttcttcctgGAGGAGTgcgctgctggtggtggtg ATGAAGAAGATGCCATGGGACCATCAGCGCAAGCTGCCTCTGCACGGCAGCAGCATGATGTCGAGTTCGAGGACATCGGCGTCGTGCAGGCCGAGCCGAGGCAAGGGGAGCTCGCGATGATGGTGACCGAGGTGACGATCTCCGGtgcagaagaggaggaagagatgGTGAACTCCCCTGTTGCCGAAGAGGAAGCTGGTGAGGAGGACGAGGTGATGGTGGAAGCAGCACCTGATCATCTACCCCATGAGGTGGAAGAAGGTGCGGAGAGAGACAGGGCAGGGATGGACGCTGCTGGCTTCAGCGTCGGGAAACTGAGGGTGAACGGCGTCGGGGCGCTCTGCTCCTTCGGGGTCGCCGCTGCCACCTTCTGCATCCTGGTGCTTGGCGGCAGGCCGCAGCAGCAGAGGAAGGTGCAGGACCACAAGTCCCAGTTCCAGGTGTTCGCCGATGATGAG AGGATCCATCGTGCCGTGGAGCAGGCGTCCAGGCTGAACCAGGCCGTGTCGTCGGTCATGGGGGGCGCGTCCACCAGGGGGGCGACGGTGTCGTTCGGCGGCCACTACACCGGGTTTTGA
- the LOC119303671 gene encoding uncharacterized protein LOC119303671 isoform X1 yields the protein MTGGDSMDAISLDDWELLPDLGSSFFLEECAAGGGGKDQDQLLFGSGLVVIDMGHFTLHPASHPSTYDCILDEEDAMGPSAQAASARQQHDVEFEDIGVVQAEPRQGELAMMVTEVTISGAEEEEEMVNSPVAEEEAGEEDEVMVEAAPDHLPHEVEEGAERDRAGMDAAGFSVGKLRVNGVGALCSFGVAAATFCILVLGGRPQQQRKVQDHKSQFQVFADDERIHRAVEQASRLNQAVSSVMGGASTRGATVSFGGHYTGF from the exons ATGACCGGAGGGGATTCCATGGATGCAATCAGCCTGGATGACTGGGAGCTCCTGCCtgacctcgggagctccttcttcctgGAGGAGTgcgctgctggtggtggtggtaAGGATCAGGATCAGCTCTTGTTTGGGTCCGGTTTGGTCGTGATCGACATGGGCCACTTCACCCTCCACCCTGCATCTCACCCCTCTACCTATGATTGCATCCTAGATGAAGAAGATGCCATGGGACCATCAGCGCAAGCTGCCTCTGCACGGCAGCAGCATGATGTCGAGTTCGAGGACATCGGCGTCGTGCAGGCCGAGCCGAGGCAAGGGGAGCTCGCGATGATGGTGACCGAGGTGACGATCTCCGGtgcagaagaggaggaagagatgGTGAACTCCCCTGTTGCCGAAGAGGAAGCTGGTGAGGAGGACGAGGTGATGGTGGAAGCAGCACCTGATCATCTACCCCATGAGGTGGAAGAAGGTGCGGAGAGAGACAGGGCAGGGATGGACGCTGCTGGCTTCAGCGTCGGGAAACTGAGGGTGAACGGCGTCGGGGCGCTCTGCTCCTTCGGGGTCGCCGCTGCCACCTTCTGCATCCTGGTGCTTGGCGGCAGGCCGCAGCAGCAGAGGAAGGTGCAGGACCACAAGTCCCAGTTCCAGGTGTTCGCCGATGATGAG AGGATCCATCGTGCCGTGGAGCAGGCGTCCAGGCTGAACCAGGCCGTGTCGTCGGTCATGGGGGGCGCGTCCACCAGGGGGGCGACGGTGTCGTTCGGCGGCCACTACACCGGGTTTTGA